TCAAGACCTAAGCTCCCAAGATCAAGAAAAGTTACTATGGTTGTTCGGCAACCAACCCAAGATAGAAGCGGCGTCACTTGACGCCTTTTTTGTTGGTCCACGCGCCACTATGTTAACGCCTTGGAGTACCAATGCCACGGAGATTACCCAAAACATGGGGATTACCGGTGTTTTAAGAATTGAGGAGTTTTATGCGGTAGAAGAAAATGAAAGCGATTATGACCCTATGCTTTTCCAAAAATACCATGGTTTGGACCAGGATATCTTCACCATCAATATCGCCCCCGAACCGATTTTGGAAATTGAGGATATAGCGACATACAATCAAAAAGAAGGCCTGGCGTTGAGTGAGGAAGAGGTAGCCTATTTGGAGCAACTCTCCAAGGATTTGGGACGTAAATTGACCGATTCCGAGGTGTTCGGTTTCAGTCAGGTGAATTCGGAACACTGTCGACATAAGATCTTTAACGGCACTTTTGTAATCGATGGGGAAGAAAAGCCCACTTCGCTCTTCAAGCTCATCAAAAAAACGTCCCAGGAACATCCCAATGGCATTGTTTCGGCCTATAAGGACAATGTAGCTTTTATAAAAGGGCCCAAAGCCGTTCAATTTGCCCCAACACGTGCCGATGGACCTGATTTTTACCAAGAATCGGAATTTGATTCCGTGCTCTCCCTAAAGGCAGAGACCCATAACTTCCCTACTACGGTAGAACCTTTTAATGGGGCGGCCACAGGTTCGGGAGGTGAAATTCGGGATCGATTGGCGGGCGGTAAAGGAAGTTTACCTTTGGCCGGTACCGCAGTGTACATGACATCCTATTCCAGGTTGGAAGACGACCCTGCCGACCCTCTTCAGGGCAGGGCTTGGGAAAAAGCCTTTCCGGAACGGGATTGGCTGTACCAAACCCCTATGGACATTTTGATCAAGGCCAGTAACGGCGCTTCGGACTTTGGAAACAAATTTGGGCAGCCACTGATTGCAGGGTCCGTACTGACTTTTGAGCACAAGGAAGAAGCACAACGATTAGGGTTCGACAAGGTCATTATGCTGGCCGGAGGTATCGGTTACGGGAAAGCTGAACAGGCCTTAAAAGACACTCCCCAAAAGGGGGATAAAGTAGTGATTCTGGGAGGAGACAATTACCGAATAGGTATGGGTGGTGCCGCCGTGTCCAGTGCAGATACCGGGGAATTTGAATCGGCTATCGAGTTGAACGCCGTGCAACGGAGCAACCCCGAAATGCAGAAACGGGCGGCCAATGCCATTCGTGGTTTGGTGGAAAGTGAAGAAAATCCCATTGTTTCCATTCACGACCATGGTGCAGGTGGACATTTGAACTGCCTATCGGAATTGGTGGAAGAAACGGGCGGCCATATTGATTTGGACAAACTTCCTGTAGGCGACCTTACCCTTTCGGCCAAGGAATTGATCGGTAATGAAAGTCAGGAGCGTATGGGCCTTGTGATGGGTGAAAAAGACATGGAAACGCTGACAAAAATAGCGGCTAGGGAACGTTCCCCACTTTTTGAGGTAGGCGAGGTTACAGGTGACCATCGTTTTACGTTCGAAAGTAAAAGTAAGGGAGATAAACCCATGGATGTAGCGTTGTCCGCACTTTTTGGCAGTTCTCCAAAAACCATCATGGAAGACTCGAAGATCGAAACCCGGTTTAAAGATGCCCCCTACAGTTTGGAGCATTTCCATGATTATTTGGAAAGTGTGTTACAGTTAGAGGCCGTGGCCTGCAAGGACTGGTTGACCAACAAGGTAGATCGTTGTGTTGGGGGCCGTGTGGCCAAGCAACAGTGCGCTGGTCCGTTGCAATTGCCCCTCAACAATTGTGGGGTAATGGCACTCGATTTTAAGGGTAAGGAAGGAATTGCAACCAGTATAGGCCACTCCCCTATTTCGGGACTGATTGACTCCGTGGCCGGCAGCAGAAACAGTATTG
The sequence above is a segment of the Muricauda sp. SCSIO 64092 genome. Coding sequences within it:
- the purL gene encoding phosphoribosylformylglycinamidine synthase, coding for MIHFFGDPKTKVFALQTNQDLSSQDQEKLLWLFGNQPKIEAASLDAFFVGPRATMLTPWSTNATEITQNMGITGVLRIEEFYAVEENESDYDPMLFQKYHGLDQDIFTINIAPEPILEIEDIATYNQKEGLALSEEEVAYLEQLSKDLGRKLTDSEVFGFSQVNSEHCRHKIFNGTFVIDGEEKPTSLFKLIKKTSQEHPNGIVSAYKDNVAFIKGPKAVQFAPTRADGPDFYQESEFDSVLSLKAETHNFPTTVEPFNGAATGSGGEIRDRLAGGKGSLPLAGTAVYMTSYSRLEDDPADPLQGRAWEKAFPERDWLYQTPMDILIKASNGASDFGNKFGQPLIAGSVLTFEHKEEAQRLGFDKVIMLAGGIGYGKAEQALKDTPQKGDKVVILGGDNYRIGMGGAAVSSADTGEFESAIELNAVQRSNPEMQKRAANAIRGLVESEENPIVSIHDHGAGGHLNCLSELVEETGGHIDLDKLPVGDLTLSAKELIGNESQERMGLVMGEKDMETLTKIAARERSPLFEVGEVTGDHRFTFESKSKGDKPMDVALSALFGSSPKTIMEDSKIETRFKDAPYSLEHFHDYLESVLQLEAVACKDWLTNKVDRCVGGRVAKQQCAGPLQLPLNNCGVMALDFKGKEGIATSIGHSPISGLIDSVAGSRNSIAEALTNIIWAPLEEGLQSVSLSANWMWPCHNPGEDARLYEAVEACSNFAIALGINIPTGKDSLSMKQKYKDQEVIAPGTVIISAAGHCSDIKKVVEPVLQKDGGDIYYLNLSKDRPKLGGSSFNQVLNLVGSEAPSVNDPNYFRKAFNAMQQEIKMGTIQSGHDIGSGGLLTTLLEICFSDTDLGAEIDITELDEPDTIKLLFSENCGIVFQGDAPVKERLESQGLEIIKIGWPISEGILKLKNHGVEIGLPIDSLRDIWFKTSYLLDNKQTAKGLAKARYTNYKKQPLVYTFPQGVTSGDLGHAVTEPSRNDRPKAAILREKGSNSEREMAHAMYLAGFDVKDVHMTDLISGREDLKDIQFLGAVGGFSNSDVLGSAKGWAGAIKYNEKAKKVIQDFFARQDTLSVGICNGCQLFMELDLINPEHGDRHGKMTYNDSDKHESNFTSVKIQKNNSVMLSNLEGTTLGVWISHGEGKFRLPLSEDKYAIVAKYGYPEYPANPNGSDYNVAMLCDRTGRHLVTMPHIERSIFPWNWAHYPKDRNDEVSPWIQAFVNAREWIKENT